Proteins from one Sphingomonas sp. R1 genomic window:
- a CDS encoding DNA polymerase Y family protein, with the protein MRELGRRSEPASNPYKAIHGVSTAEAPRFHIETTSEAPLALVGKVGRREEVVAACLGAQALGIRPGMAATHARALVSDLDFRPAEPEADAALLDRLALLAVRRWSPTAAVTPTDGLWIDLTGCEHLHGGEERFCRRLQAFCRRAGFTARVAIADTPGAAHALARYGSEDLTRVEPGKAAEALAPLPIAALRLSATAQAAARKFGFERIADLLPVARGPLARRLGLPAIERLDQALGAVAEPITPREDAEVPFVERRLLEPIGTAEAIEEVMGDLLGDLAQVLQERGLGARSLRLTGLRVDGGEQVVAIGTSRPTREVSHLLRLLKLRIDRIDPGMGLEQFWLVAPHTEPLDAVDLGAVLAGDTMVRDPSRLVDVIAGRIGPSAVFRVAPVESHVPERAVAQVDANEQPGEWPAWQRPIRLFARPEPLFNVLALLPDQPPRRFEWRGKRYTIVGGDGPERVHGEWWRRDAETWAVRDYYRVEDEEGGRYWVFRRGDGFQDKTGDLSWWIHGVFG; encoded by the coding sequence ATGCGCGAGCTCGGCCGACGCTCGGAGCCTGCCAGCAACCCGTACAAGGCAATTCACGGCGTAAGCACTGCGGAAGCACCGCGTTTTCATATTGAAACCACATCAGAGGCGCCGCTGGCGCTGGTGGGGAAGGTGGGCCGCCGCGAGGAAGTCGTGGCCGCGTGCCTCGGTGCGCAAGCGCTCGGCATCCGCCCCGGCATGGCCGCCACGCACGCCCGCGCCTTGGTGTCAGACCTGGACTTCCGTCCCGCAGAGCCCGAGGCGGATGCTGCGCTTCTCGATCGCCTTGCGCTGCTGGCGGTGCGCCGTTGGTCCCCCACGGCGGCGGTGACGCCGACTGACGGCCTATGGATCGATCTCACCGGCTGCGAGCATCTTCACGGCGGTGAGGAGCGGTTCTGCCGGCGGCTGCAGGCGTTCTGCCGCCGTGCGGGCTTCACCGCGCGCGTCGCCATCGCCGACACTCCTGGCGCTGCACATGCCCTCGCCCGCTACGGCAGCGAGGATCTGACCCGGGTAGAGCCTGGCAAGGCGGCCGAGGCGCTCGCACCGCTGCCGATCGCCGCCCTACGCTTATCCGCGACTGCACAAGCTGCAGCGCGGAAGTTCGGGTTCGAACGGATTGCGGATCTCCTGCCTGTCGCGCGCGGCCCGCTCGCGCGACGTCTTGGTCTGCCGGCGATCGAGCGCCTCGATCAGGCGTTGGGCGCGGTAGCCGAGCCGATCACCCCTCGCGAAGACGCCGAGGTGCCGTTCGTCGAGCGCCGACTGCTGGAGCCGATTGGCACCGCCGAGGCGATCGAGGAGGTGATGGGCGATCTGCTGGGCGACCTGGCCCAGGTGCTGCAGGAGAGGGGGCTCGGCGCCCGCTCGCTCCGACTGACGGGTCTGCGCGTCGATGGGGGCGAGCAGGTGGTCGCGATCGGCACATCGCGGCCTACGCGGGAGGTGTCGCACCTGCTGCGCCTGCTGAAGCTCCGCATCGATCGCATCGATCCCGGAATGGGCCTCGAGCAGTTCTGGCTTGTCGCTCCGCACACCGAGCCGCTCGATGCCGTCGATCTGGGCGCGGTTCTCGCCGGCGACACGATGGTTCGCGATCCGTCGCGTCTTGTCGACGTTATAGCCGGTAGGATCGGCCCCAGCGCCGTCTTCCGCGTCGCTCCTGTCGAGAGTCACGTGCCGGAGCGCGCGGTCGCGCAGGTCGATGCAAACGAGCAGCCGGGAGAGTGGCCAGCATGGCAGCGCCCGATCCGGCTGTTCGCGCGGCCCGAGCCGCTCTTCAACGTGCTGGCGCTGCTGCCCGATCAGCCTCCACGCCGCTTCGAGTGGCGGGGCAAGCGCTACACCATCGTCGGCGGCGATGGTCCGGAGCGCGTCCACGGCGAGTGGTGGCGCCGCGATGCCGAGACCTGGGCGGTCCGCGACTACTACCGCGTCGAGGACGAGGAGGGCGGTCGCTACTGGGTGTTCCGCCGCGGCGACGGCTTCCAAGACAAGACCGGCGACCTGTCCTGGTGGATCCATGGTGTGTTCGGATGA
- a CDS encoding ImuA family protein: protein MTTALESLAPSIAHLRTIATPATDYRVLPFGVDAIDSRLGAGGLRAGALHKASARSVAMVDDAATTLFLAGIAAREAAEANGPVLWASCRSDLYAPGLAQAGLPSSSVIYAQPRDDVALLAVIEDAVRDGTPSVIVAEATRVSMVATRRLQLVAAEADMPVLLLRRRRARDQDPLDEPSAAWTRWRIGAAPSERLSVAGVGRPRWSVELARQRGGAPFSLIVEGSDETGRLAVPAELGHRAAETVGTARIAAA from the coding sequence ATGACCACCGCCCTCGAGTCCCTCGCGCCCAGCATAGCGCACCTCCGCACGATCGCGACGCCCGCGACCGATTATCGGGTGCTGCCTTTCGGCGTCGACGCGATCGACAGCCGTCTCGGGGCAGGGGGGCTGCGTGCCGGCGCGCTCCACAAGGCATCAGCGCGCAGCGTCGCAATGGTCGATGATGCGGCGACGACGCTCTTCCTCGCCGGCATCGCTGCACGCGAGGCCGCGGAGGCGAATGGACCGGTGCTGTGGGCGAGCTGCCGCAGCGACCTCTACGCGCCAGGTCTGGCCCAAGCGGGCCTGCCATCCTCCAGCGTCATCTACGCGCAGCCACGGGACGATGTCGCACTCCTGGCCGTCATCGAGGATGCGGTGCGCGACGGCACGCCGTCTGTGATCGTCGCCGAAGCAACCCGGGTGTCGATGGTCGCGACGCGCCGCCTGCAGCTGGTGGCCGCGGAGGCGGACATGCCGGTGCTGCTGCTGCGCCGTCGACGCGCACGCGACCAGGATCCGCTGGACGAGCCGTCGGCCGCATGGACGCGGTGGCGCATCGGCGCTGCGCCATCCGAGCGGCTGAGCGTCGCCGGCGTTGGGCGGCCGAGGTGGTCGGTTGAGCTGGCGCGGCAGCGTGGTGGGGCCCCCTTCTCCCTGATTGTGGAGGGTAGCGATGAGACGGGTCGTCTCGCTGTTCCTGCCGAACTTGGCCATCGAGCGGCTGAGACGGTTGGAACGGCGCGCATCGCGGCCGCCTGA
- a CDS encoding SOS response-associated peptidase family protein → MCNRARYSGEPETLFGSVAELFEERPRDNRFNPVELRPKSRNYVIREQGGKRAWDVMTWDVLGGQAAYPMTNVRNLKLPQWRRLAEKPENRCLIPLTEFCEFTPEKHDLGDGKPPLKGERWFSVVDQPTFAVAGFWQRTAIGPSFTMVTCDANALVEPIHPKAMITILAPSDVDRWLSGSYEDIVDLQRPYDASRMTVAGPLFPTRQQTPSA, encoded by the coding sequence ATGTGCAATAGAGCGCGCTATAGCGGTGAACCCGAAACGCTGTTTGGATCCGTGGCCGAGCTGTTTGAAGAGCGGCCCCGAGACAACCGGTTCAACCCGGTGGAGCTGCGGCCGAAGTCGCGCAACTATGTCATCCGCGAGCAGGGCGGAAAGCGGGCCTGGGACGTGATGACTTGGGACGTCCTCGGCGGGCAAGCCGCTTACCCGATGACGAACGTGAGGAACCTCAAACTTCCCCAGTGGCGCCGGCTCGCTGAGAAGCCAGAAAACCGGTGCCTGATCCCGCTGACCGAGTTTTGCGAGTTCACCCCGGAAAAGCACGATCTGGGGGACGGCAAGCCGCCGCTGAAGGGCGAAAGGTGGTTCAGCGTTGTGGATCAGCCGACCTTCGCGGTCGCCGGCTTTTGGCAGCGCACGGCCATCGGCCCCAGTTTCACGATGGTGACGTGCGACGCCAACGCCTTGGTTGAGCCGATCCATCCCAAGGCGATGATCACAATCCTTGCGCCTTCCGACGTGGACCGATGGCTTAGTGGATCGTACGAGGACATCGTCGATCTGCAGCGGCCCTATGATGCGAGCCGCATGACCGTTGCTGGTCCGCTTTTCCCGACGCGGCAGCAAACACCTTCGGCATAG
- a CDS encoding WGR domain-containing protein produces the protein MLDLPTKLIDWRCELQARCDAKNMARSYEITVSKDLFGCVLVELAWGRIGAAGSRLRVSFQSEAAARQFVERTLSRRASAPRRIGVEYQLVRRPKGSKFGHQISDVAARRAE, from the coding sequence ATGCTGGACCTGCCGACCAAGCTGATCGATTGGCGCTGCGAGCTCCAAGCTCGCTGTGATGCAAAGAACATGGCGCGATCCTACGAGATCACCGTCAGCAAAGATCTCTTCGGGTGCGTGCTCGTAGAGCTCGCGTGGGGACGCATCGGGGCTGCTGGCTCGCGCCTGCGCGTGTCATTTCAATCCGAAGCCGCTGCTCGGCAATTTGTTGAGCGAACGCTTTCCAGACGCGCCAGCGCACCTCGACGGATCGGTGTTGAGTATCAACTGGTGCGGCGGCCAAAGGGATCGAAATTCGGCCATCAGATCAGCGATGTTGCAGCCAGGCGAGCGGAATAA
- a CDS encoding alpha/beta hydrolase: MTAHPKSLLDGPRLAPLAGGKPTGLVVLLHGYGSNGDDLISLARMIQPSLPGVAFVAPNAPSLMPRMANAHQWWAIETFSATERATGVANAAPDLDKFLSDELKSHGLADDRLLIVGFSQGAMMALHVGLRRQNPIAGIIGISGMLVNPASLEAEIANRPPVLLIHGTADDVVPFRSLELASQALSAAHVPVTTHVSSGLGHSVNQEGLAAAAAFVARVLP; this comes from the coding sequence ATGACAGCTCACCCAAAATCGTTGCTTGATGGCCCAAGGCTCGCTCCTCTCGCCGGCGGTAAACCAACCGGTTTAGTCGTGCTCCTTCACGGATACGGGTCCAATGGCGACGACTTGATCTCCCTTGCCAGGATGATCCAGCCCTCTCTGCCCGGGGTAGCCTTCGTCGCTCCCAATGCGCCATCGCTGATGCCGCGGATGGCGAACGCTCACCAGTGGTGGGCGATCGAGACATTCTCGGCGACGGAGCGTGCGACGGGTGTTGCAAATGCGGCGCCTGATCTGGACAAATTCCTCTCAGACGAACTGAAATCCCATGGTCTCGCAGATGACCGTCTACTGATCGTCGGCTTCAGCCAAGGCGCGATGATGGCGCTGCATGTAGGGCTGCGCCGCCAGAATCCGATTGCGGGGATCATCGGTATTTCGGGGATGCTCGTTAATCCTGCGAGCCTGGAGGCGGAGATTGCCAATCGGCCGCCGGTGCTGCTGATCCATGGGACGGCAGATGATGTAGTGCCGTTTCGATCTCTGGAACTGGCGTCGCAGGCGCTGAGCGCTGCACACGTCCCCGTCACCACGCACGTCTCGAGTGGCCTCGGACACTCAGTGAATCAGGAGGGGCTTGCGGCGGCCGCAGCCTTCGTGGCTCGCGTGTTGCCCTGA
- a CDS encoding MbcA/ParS/Xre antitoxin family protein, which yields MTALQRIETSPPPFVPEPISDDEGAAMFRAVANLFRLWDLTDEQASTLLDMPLRTYRRWKTGAQGKLDRDKKARLSNLMGIHKALRLILREPQRGYAWIKAANDAFSGRTALEVMLGGELTDLMRVRRYLDAERGGW from the coding sequence ATGACGGCCCTACAACGTATCGAGACCTCACCGCCGCCTTTCGTGCCTGAGCCAATCTCGGATGACGAGGGCGCGGCCATGTTTCGTGCCGTTGCCAACTTGTTCAGGCTTTGGGACCTAACGGATGAGCAAGCTTCAACGCTCCTCGACATGCCGTTGCGTACTTACCGTCGCTGGAAGACTGGCGCGCAAGGCAAACTAGATCGTGACAAGAAAGCACGCCTCTCGAACCTGATGGGTATCCATAAAGCGCTACGGCTAATCCTGCGTGAGCCGCAGCGTGGTTATGCCTGGATCAAAGCCGCAAACGATGCCTTCAGTGGGCGGACGGCGCTCGAAGTCATGCTCGGTGGCGAACTGACCGACCTGATGCGAGTGCGGCGCTACCTAGACGCTGAGCGCGGCGGTTGGTGA
- a CDS encoding RES family NAD+ phosphorylase: MIEPTHLTRARIEWNGAVRIIRSLYPSIDLFEDIADPADWPLLIAAEQKTNPRLMETIGAIDLVPPERRVAGPGASYLMAPFTHVSTDRPSRFSDGRFGVLYAGSRFQTALLETIHHHARFMERTREAPGWTSQFREIILDVRAELHDLRTDPESVSDVLHPKSHTAGQALGAALRSMGSDGVVYPSLRDEGGECVGLFHPDLARNPRQGRHLDYHWDGRRIDLYRDAGSGEVFRIIADGSAHPPS; this comes from the coding sequence GTGATTGAGCCAACGCACCTAACGCGCGCGAGGATTGAGTGGAATGGGGCGGTCCGGATTATACGGAGCCTTTACCCATCGATCGATCTATTCGAAGACATCGCCGACCCAGCTGATTGGCCGCTCCTGATCGCTGCCGAGCAAAAGACGAATCCGCGGCTAATGGAGACCATCGGGGCAATCGATCTGGTACCCCCTGAGCGCCGTGTAGCTGGTCCGGGGGCGAGCTATCTAATGGCGCCGTTCACACATGTAAGCACAGATCGGCCTAGTCGTTTCAGCGACGGGCGGTTCGGTGTTCTGTATGCCGGCAGCCGATTTCAGACGGCCCTGCTCGAGACGATTCACCATCACGCCAGGTTTATGGAGCGAACCAGAGAAGCGCCGGGCTGGACTTCCCAGTTCCGCGAGATCATCCTCGACGTTCGGGCGGAGCTGCACGACTTGCGAACGGACCCCGAGAGCGTTTCCGACGTCCTGCATCCGAAATCCCACACTGCCGGTCAGGCTCTTGGAGCCGCACTCCGATCGATGGGCAGCGATGGAGTCGTTTATCCAAGCTTGCGCGACGAAGGCGGAGAATGCGTCGGCCTCTTTCACCCAGACCTCGCACGGAATCCGCGGCAAGGCCGCCATCTTGATTATCACTGGGACGGTCGCCGAATCGATCTTTACCGAGACGCCGGCTCTGGCGAGGTATTTCGGATAATAGCTGACGGTAGCGCCCACCCGCCGAGCTGA
- a CDS encoding TIR domain-containing protein, producing the protein MTAMIDRFLGDAGRPNLIDALLMQPMMGSNRDLAFEMADKLELLSLNEGETIIAQDAADNDLYLIIAGSLRIEVNGRQVAIRGQGNHVGEMAAIEPTQRRSASVIAAEQSIVGKLTNASLSDLGSRYSEIYRAFARTLARRLFERNKLVGKHREEVKVFIISSAEALPVAQIIQSALAHDALVTLWTDGVFRATSYAVEALENAVDDADFAIAVAHSDDLTLFRGSEWPTPRDNVVFELGLFMGRLGRKRAILMEPREDKLKLPSDLSGITTIPYSYEAGKDAKARMAPACNDLRDHIKEWGTFNG; encoded by the coding sequence ATGACTGCGATGATCGACAGGTTTCTCGGTGACGCTGGGCGGCCCAACCTAATCGACGCACTGCTAATGCAGCCCATGATGGGCAGCAACCGCGACCTTGCTTTCGAGATGGCCGATAAGCTTGAGTTACTTTCGCTAAACGAGGGTGAAACCATCATCGCGCAGGATGCAGCGGACAATGATTTGTACCTCATAATTGCAGGCTCTCTCCGCATTGAGGTAAACGGCCGTCAAGTCGCCATTCGGGGCCAAGGGAACCACGTCGGCGAGATGGCCGCCATTGAGCCGACTCAGCGACGGTCAGCTAGTGTGATTGCAGCAGAGCAATCAATCGTCGGCAAGTTGACCAACGCCAGTCTCTCCGATTTGGGAAGCCGATATTCCGAGATATACAGGGCATTTGCGCGCACCCTTGCCCGGAGGCTGTTTGAGCGTAACAAGTTGGTCGGGAAGCATCGCGAAGAGGTTAAAGTCTTCATCATATCGTCTGCCGAAGCACTCCCGGTCGCGCAGATAATACAAAGCGCCCTGGCGCATGATGCGCTTGTTACGCTCTGGACTGACGGCGTGTTTAGGGCCACGAGCTATGCGGTAGAGGCCTTGGAGAACGCAGTCGACGACGCGGACTTCGCCATTGCCGTGGCCCATAGCGACGACCTCACACTCTTCCGTGGCAGCGAGTGGCCGACACCCAGAGATAATGTCGTCTTTGAGTTGGGACTTTTCATGGGGAGGCTCGGACGGAAGCGAGCCATCTTGATGGAACCGCGCGAGGATAAGCTCAAGCTGCCAAGCGATCTTAGCGGGATCACTACAATCCCGTACAGCTACGAAGCTGGCAAGGACGCAAAGGCGCGCATGGCGCCAGCCTGCAACGATCTGCGCGATCACATCAAGGAATGGGGAACGTTCAACGGATAG
- a CDS encoding adenylate/guanylate cyclase domain-containing protein — protein sequence MSVSDDIRKNANDAFGVSWAVRDGQVVPAATDLKLSNDAVRFADATILYADLDGSTDLVETMKWQFAGEVYKAFLYAASRLIRRHGGTIVSYDGDRVMGIFISQSQCNDAVSCALEINYAVKNIVQAELEKGWTTDFKIRHVIGIDISEIRAARTGVRGDNDIVWIGNAANLAAKLTALSADQPTWITKRVHDRLKDNQKVGSNGEDIWQSWKWSQHNQDPIFSTTYWRVIA from the coding sequence GTGAGCGTCTCTGACGACATTCGAAAGAACGCCAACGATGCCTTCGGCGTGAGTTGGGCGGTCCGCGATGGACAAGTCGTGCCTGCTGCAACCGACCTGAAACTCAGCAACGATGCCGTGCGCTTCGCGGACGCTACGATCCTTTATGCAGATCTCGACGGTTCGACCGATCTCGTCGAGACCATGAAATGGCAGTTCGCTGGCGAGGTCTACAAAGCCTTCCTCTACGCTGCCTCGCGCCTCATCCGACGTCATGGAGGCACCATCGTGTCCTATGATGGCGATCGCGTAATGGGGATCTTCATCTCCCAGAGCCAGTGCAACGATGCCGTCTCCTGCGCGCTGGAGATCAATTACGCGGTCAAGAATATCGTTCAGGCCGAGCTCGAGAAGGGCTGGACGACGGACTTCAAGATCCGACACGTTATTGGCATCGACATTTCGGAGATTCGGGCCGCGAGAACGGGGGTCCGAGGCGACAACGACATCGTGTGGATCGGCAATGCTGCCAACCTCGCCGCAAAGCTCACCGCTCTGAGCGCCGATCAACCGACGTGGATCACGAAGCGCGTCCACGACCGTCTTAAGGATAATCAGAAAGTCGGCTCGAATGGCGAGGACATCTGGCAGAGCTGGAAATGGAGCCAGCACAACCAGGACCCGATCTTCTCAACGACCTATTGGAGGGTGATTGCCTAA
- a CDS encoding adenylate/guanylate cyclase domain-containing protein: MAWEEARARARIEKFIASVPQGDIVVEDFARYLMENRAVKASAGVRDQVTGESLLNIPRNRAITTHGVHVYANLVDFNDVLVDAGRETEASHRRAFEFLHAHYSACDTLIAEFELQRVDFHGPRLHAVVLTPEGGTGEAERVRKAISFSAAFREMVDRLGAEYPEFRTRVRIGIDSGPAVAIDGGKRDEPEPLFIGSPPNHAAKLASGDGDGIFLSPRAKAASRQPIDAFDAVGLLKKPFETASLHEEFAAAGVVLDSGSRLDSAYASARHILEDARRANSLSRVSFTFHHKEPPLRDIVFADHPPSRAIRMPLGSIFADLDGFTAYIDNAITGGGIAQAVANLHVLRAEMAAVLREDFDGRKVRFIGDCVHGLIAVGNARETHVMDTIRASVMAAAGIRSSFELCVSMLPGIDALGIAIGIDFGQTPICRLGLRGAASVRSATSRATCVSEAEQQRCAGSETAIGPDAYAQAPALIREAFVSDRKLANLTFEVAEVLVGTMASPYVAKVEPQPMRAHQPASEPMRAHASK; this comes from the coding sequence ATGGCGTGGGAAGAGGCGAGGGCGCGGGCCCGTATTGAGAAGTTCATCGCGAGCGTGCCGCAAGGCGACATTGTAGTTGAGGATTTCGCGCGCTATCTAATGGAAAACCGCGCGGTAAAGGCAAGCGCCGGCGTCCGGGATCAGGTCACTGGGGAGTCGTTGCTAAATATTCCGCGCAACCGAGCGATCACCACCCACGGCGTGCATGTTTACGCCAACCTCGTCGATTTCAATGACGTTCTGGTGGATGCCGGGCGCGAGACCGAGGCAAGTCATCGGCGGGCATTCGAGTTTCTCCACGCACATTACAGCGCATGCGACACGCTGATCGCTGAGTTTGAACTTCAGCGGGTGGACTTTCATGGGCCTCGTCTTCACGCGGTCGTATTGACCCCTGAAGGCGGCACGGGCGAGGCCGAGCGCGTCCGCAAGGCGATCTCTTTCTCTGCCGCCTTTCGCGAGATGGTCGATCGTCTCGGCGCGGAATATCCCGAATTCCGCACGCGGGTGCGTATCGGGATCGACAGCGGGCCGGCGGTCGCGATTGACGGCGGCAAGCGAGATGAACCTGAGCCGCTGTTCATCGGTAGCCCGCCAAATCATGCTGCTAAGCTGGCGAGCGGGGACGGAGATGGTATTTTCCTCAGCCCACGCGCCAAGGCGGCGAGCCGGCAGCCAATCGATGCATTCGATGCCGTCGGTCTGCTCAAAAAACCGTTCGAGACTGCCTCCCTCCATGAGGAGTTCGCTGCGGCGGGTGTCGTGCTCGATTCAGGTTCGCGCCTCGATAGCGCTTATGCGAGCGCGCGGCATATCCTGGAGGACGCGCGTCGTGCCAACTCCCTTTCGCGTGTGTCCTTTACCTTCCACCACAAAGAACCGCCGCTGCGGGATATCGTGTTCGCGGATCATCCGCCCAGCCGTGCCATCCGCATGCCGCTCGGATCAATTTTTGCCGATCTGGACGGCTTTACCGCCTATATCGACAACGCGATTACAGGGGGTGGCATCGCACAGGCCGTCGCCAACCTTCATGTCCTTCGCGCGGAAATGGCCGCCGTCCTTCGCGAGGATTTTGATGGGCGCAAGGTGCGTTTCATCGGGGACTGCGTGCATGGTCTAATCGCGGTAGGTAACGCACGCGAGACGCATGTGATGGATACGATCCGCGCCTCGGTCATGGCCGCGGCCGGCATTCGTTCCTCGTTCGAGCTCTGCGTTTCAATGCTGCCGGGCATCGACGCACTGGGGATCGCGATCGGAATAGACTTCGGTCAGACGCCGATCTGCCGTCTCGGCCTACGCGGTGCCGCCAGCGTGCGTTCCGCAACCAGCCGGGCCACTTGTGTTTCCGAGGCAGAGCAGCAGCGTTGCGCCGGATCGGAAACCGCGATCGGCCCTGATGCCTATGCGCAGGCGCCGGCTTTGATCCGCGAAGCCTTCGTCAGCGATCGTAAACTGGCCAATCTCACCTTCGAGGTGGCCGAAGTGCTCGTTGGTACCATGGCCTCGCCCTATGTCGCTAAAGTCGAACCCCAGCCGATGCGCGCGCATCAGCCAGCGAGCGAGCCGATGAGGGCACACGCGTCGAAGTGA
- a CDS encoding E2 domain-containing protein: MTEPSVQALLARCPAWFTVTGTTAGSVEGIAYPPGTRWKATGVALRIINFPQPTAAEQVPGTIFPARCPERHIQHDQTFCLGLRYLTITGPDSADQWWVQLEQFLKCQSVAEAAKVWPPAHALDHGAAGTFHERALAISRELGIEEEYAAARLDEPSWITDPKLRLLDKSDGPINGRAPCPRGCRRRCMTKGRSSRPILRRACEHRALFLELVVLERKRRSALAEYWKWVRSQGTLCCGRMLSCELKK; this comes from the coding sequence GTGACCGAACCGAGCGTACAGGCGCTCTTGGCGCGATGCCCGGCCTGGTTCACCGTAACCGGCACCACCGCCGGTTCGGTGGAGGGGATAGCGTATCCGCCGGGGACGCGCTGGAAGGCGACGGGCGTCGCCTTGCGCATAATCAACTTTCCACAGCCGACGGCGGCGGAGCAGGTGCCGGGAACCATCTTTCCGGCCCGTTGTCCTGAACGGCACATTCAGCATGATCAGACCTTTTGTCTGGGATTGCGCTATCTAACGATTACTGGGCCGGACAGCGCCGACCAATGGTGGGTACAGCTTGAGCAGTTTCTGAAATGCCAGTCAGTCGCGGAAGCGGCGAAGGTCTGGCCGCCGGCCCATGCGCTCGACCATGGTGCTGCTGGAACGTTTCACGAGCGCGCGCTTGCCATTTCACGCGAACTTGGGATTGAGGAAGAATATGCGGCCGCGCGTCTCGATGAGCCGTCGTGGATCACCGACCCGAAGCTGCGGCTGCTCGACAAGTCCGATGGCCCGATCAACGGACGGGCGCCATGCCCTCGCGGCTGCCGCAGGCGCTGCATGACTAAAGGGCGGAGTAGCAGACCCATTCTCAGACGCGCTTGCGAGCACCGAGCGCTGTTCCTTGAACTGGTCGTGCTGGAGCGCAAGCGCAGGAGCGCGCTGGCCGAATACTGGAAATGGGTGAGGTCCCAGGGCACTCTCTGCTGCGGCCGCATGCTTAGCTGTGAGTTGAAAAAGTGA
- a CDS encoding Pycsar system effector family protein — MTDTERLNFALGHLDRIQALQGRVENRGAALLALNLAMASITAANLTRPILATLWAGVALLALAAIGVAFVSLIMVSYSHLANKVRPSLLFFGDIARIESDVYISQAKGASTEDLVEDALCQIWRNSEILMLKFARTQRAFVATCCAIILWMGFLLGVMVQTGALPMLKI, encoded by the coding sequence ATGACTGATACCGAGCGTCTAAACTTCGCACTGGGACACCTGGATCGGATTCAGGCCCTCCAGGGGCGGGTGGAGAACCGCGGCGCCGCACTTCTGGCGCTCAATCTGGCGATGGCGAGCATCACCGCCGCCAACCTCACAAGGCCGATCTTGGCAACATTGTGGGCCGGCGTGGCACTGCTAGCGCTTGCTGCGATAGGGGTCGCCTTTGTAAGTCTGATTATGGTTTCATACTCGCATCTCGCGAACAAGGTCCGGCCGTCGCTTCTATTTTTTGGCGACATTGCTCGCATTGAATCGGACGTCTACATCTCGCAGGCGAAAGGCGCCTCGACGGAAGATCTGGTCGAGGATGCGCTTTGCCAGATCTGGCGAAATTCTGAGATCCTCATGCTAAAATTTGCACGGACCCAACGCGCCTTCGTCGCCACTTGCTGTGCCATCATCCTGTGGATGGGGTTCCTTCTAGGTGTAATGGTTCAAACCGGCGCCCTACCGATGCTAAAGATCTGA